The following proteins come from a genomic window of Pocillopora verrucosa isolate sample1 chromosome 6, ASM3666991v2, whole genome shotgun sequence:
- the LOC136282008 gene encoding helicase-like transcription factor, whose protein sequence is MATSSDSFDSEDELDNEMCIGGYRGDIVGIRYYRGTVNNNEMVSLVREPRNPYDRNAVRVDNVYGIQVGHIKKELALALADVIDSKLVRVEGVVPFGKNNIYTMPCDIAFWGKPENEQEVIRRMRQHGYILKTCREPIPQRGGVPRLDLHSWIGTGRPPSMRISQDQMTRELDKLFEKLGKEGKLESVEPDEAIKSVLFPHQKQALAWMIARENCKDLPPFWKERTVGGRKEYFNTATNYATGTRPKCVLGGILADDMGLGKTLEVISLIVTNFYDGKPLVTLANRKPTVTNASKQRKQLKKGTSQRVKGKWRNEEEFLNDEYDEEIVEVIDKDNGEIAEEDDKDDDEEYLVDVPFNMASKEDPNFSPGIDSLKKACSSQPIRRSSRTNKRPVRYVEAEVSSEEEDSDALQVAQDTSSDIDKAAPIPSSGKKPRKVLNGDEKMEYTHTKEDQTIPKSSRKKTARKDAKKKVKSNKKAGKKVKHMPRTVTDVDQTIAAINNPPLPSLPQDLASTSKEKPTALSTCSSVVQQFPAVSPDPAVAGSTKLSRQETAKMGPRPTLVICPLSVLSNWQYQFDNHVHVGLLNVYTYYGSERTKDQNLLAEQDVVLTTYQTLSSEFSKKTSALIDTLWLRVVLDEGHVIRNPNALMSKAVLALKSERRWVITGTPIQNSVKDMFSIISFLKLEPFTDRQWWRRTMERPISEGDQSALSRLQSLMGSIALRRTKTQQVNGKPLVELPDRQVFVQPVELSLEERKLYDSMAREGKLVIGKYFKTGNVLQNYADVLAILMRLRQLCCHPKLCATAPALASKEGCSTPEELRQKLVSTLVTLLSSGADEECPVCLDSLSTPVITHCAHVFCRRCIEDVIKTTAVNPRCPLCRGNISQDVLVEVPPETEDTDEIDGSEEWHSSSKIDTLMSLLTKLRKEDPSVKSLVISQFTSLLNIVETPLKAEGFNFVRLDGKMSQKKRSEVIELFDDRGPDSPTVMLLSLKAGGVGLNLTAASRVFLLDPAWNPAAEDQCFDRCHRLGQTEDVIVTKFVVKDSVEERMLELQKKKRELMAGAFNTKSTAEDRRQQRIRDVRTLMDF, encoded by the exons ATGGCCACGTCTTCTGATTCTTTTGACTCAGAGGATGAATTAGACAATGAAATGTGCATCGGTGGTTATAGAGGAGACATTGTTGGAATCCGCTACTATCGTGGTACAGTGAACAACAACGAAATGGTTTCACTTGTGCGCGAACCGCGCAACCCCTATGACAGAAATGCTGTCCGAGTTGACAATGTCTATGGCATACAAGTAGGGCATATAAAGAAAGAGTTAGCTCTAGCTCTGGCTGATGTGATTGATAGCAAATTGGTTAGAGTAGAAGG TGTTGTTCCCTTtggaaaaaacaacatttatacTATGCCTTGTGACATTGCGTTTTGGGGGAAACCAGAAAATGAGCAAGAGGTTATCCGGAGAATGCGTCAGCATGGGTACATTTTGAAGACATGTAGAGAGCCAATACCACAGAGAGGTGGAGTCCCTAGACTTGACCTTCACTCATGGATAGGAACTGGTAGACCTCCTTCTATGAGAATCTCCCAGGATCAG ATGACCAGAGAATTGGACAAGCTATTCGAAAAGCTTGGGAAAGAGGGCAAGCTGGAATCTGTGGAACCTGATGAG GCCATAAAATCTGTGTTATTCCCGCATCAGAAGCAAGCTCTGGCTTGGATGATTGCTCGAGAGAATTGCAAAGATCTTCCACCCTTCTGGAAAGAAAGAACTGTTGGGGGCAGGAAAGAATATTTCAATACAGCCACTAACTATGCAACAGGAACACGGCCCAAATGTGTGCTTGGAGGGATTCTAGCTGATGATATGGGACTTGGGAAGACTCTGGAAGTCATTTCACTTATTGTCACAAATTTTTATGATGGAAAACCACTGGTTACTTTGGCAAATAGGAAACCCACTGTGACAAATGCATCCAAG CaaaggaaacaattaaaaaaaggaacaagccAAAGGGTAAAGGGAAAGTGGAGGaatgaagaagaatttctgAATGATGAGTATGATGAGGAAATTGTTGAGGTCATTGATAAGGATAATGGTGAAATTGCTGAAGAAGATGATaaggatgatgatgaagaataCTTAGTTGATGTGCCATTTAACATGGCCAGTAAAGAAGATCCGAACTTCAGTCCTGGTATAGATTCTTTGAAGAAGGCTTGTagctctcaaccaatcaggagATCATCAAG AACCAACAAGAGACCAGTGCGGTATGTTGAAGCTGAAGTGTCCAGTGAGGAAGAGGACAGTGATGCTCTGCAGGTTGCCCAAGATACAAGCAGTGACATAGACAAGGCTGCACCAATTCCCTCTTCAGGAAAGAAaccaagaaaagttttaaatggaGATGAAAAGATGGAATACACTCATACCAAAGAAGATCAAACAATACCAAAAAGCAGCAGGAAAAAAACAGCCAGAAAAGATGCCAAGAAAAAGGTGAAGAGTAACAAGAAAGCAGGGAAAAAAG TTAAACATATGCCAAGAACAGTAACTGATGTGGACCAAACTATTGCTGCAATCAACAATCCTCCCCTACCATCTCTTCCACAAGATTTGGCATCAACCTCTAAAGAGAAACCaacag CTTTAAGTACATGTAGCAGTGTTGTGCAGCAGTTTCCAGCAGTGTCACCTGATCCTGCTGTGGCAGGGTCAACAAAGTTGAGCAGACAAGAGACTGCAAAGATGGGACCAAGGCCAACTTTGGTTATCTGCCCATTGTCTGTGCTAAGTAACTGGCAG TATCAGTTTGACAATCATGTACATGTGGGACTGTTGAATGTGTATACTTACTATGGCTCTGAACGCACAAAGGATCAAAACTTACTAGCTGAACAAGATGTTGTTCTAACCACCTACCAGACGTTATCTTCTGAATTCTCCAAG AAAACGTCTGCGCTTATTGACACACTATGGCTCAGAGTTGTTCTCGACGAAGGGCATGTGATCAGGAACCCCAATGCCTTGATGTCAAAAGCAGTCCTTGCCCTGAAGAGTGAACGCCGATGGGTTATAACAGGGACGCCAATCCAGAACTCTGTGAAGGACATGTTCTCAATTATAAGCTTTCTAAAGCTGGAGCCATTCACAGACAGACAGTGGTGGAGACGAACAATGGAGAGACCGATCAGTGAAGGTGATCAGAGTGCGTTGAG CCGGTTGCAGTCACTAATGGGAAGTATTGCACTGAGGCGCACTAAAACACAACAAGTGAATGGAAAACCGCTGGTGGAACTACCGGACAGACAAGTGTTTGTGCAGCCTGTGGAGTTATCACTTGAGGAGAGAAAGCTGTACGATTCCATGGCTAGAGAGGGAAAACTTGTTATTGGCAA ATATTTCAAGACTGGAAATGTACTTCAGAATTATGCTGATGTTTTGGCGATTCTTATGCGGCTCAGACAGCTTTGTTGTCACCCTAAGCTTTGCGCTACAGCGCCTGCGCTGGCCTCAAAAGAAG GCTGCTCCACACCAGAGGAACTCCGCCAGAAGCTGGTATCCACCCTTGTCACTCTCCTGAGCTCAGGGGCTGATGAGGAGTGTCCCGTGTGCCTGGACTCACTCTCAACCCCAGTGATAACCCACTGTGCCCATGTCTTTTGCCGGAGATGCATAGAAGATGTGATCAAGACGACAGCCGTGAACCCTCGTTGTCCTCTTTGCCGCGGTAACATTAGCCAGGATGTGTTGGTAGAAGTCCCACCGGAGACGGAGGATACAGATGAAATTGACGGGTCTGAAGAGTGGCACTCCAGTTCAAAG ATTGACACACTGATGTCTCTCCTGACAAAGCTCAGAAAAGAAGATCCCTCAGTGAAAAGTCTGGTCATCTCTCAGTTCACGTCCCTGCTAAACATCGTTGAGACACCACTGAAAGCAGAAGGGTTTAACTTTGTTCGATTGGATGGCAAGATGTCGCAGAAGAAAAGATCTGAAGTGATAGAATTATTTGATGACCGAGGTCCTGACTCACCTACAGTGATGCTGCTGTCGCTGAAGGCTGGAGGTGTTGGACTGAACCTGACGGCAGCTTCCAGAGTTTTCCTTCTTGACCCT GCTTGGAATCCTGCAGCTGAGGATCAGTGTTTCGACAGATGCCACAGATTAGGACAGACCGAGGATGTTATAGTAACTAAG TTCGTTGTGAAAGACTCTGTGGAAGAACGTATGCTTGAGCTTCAGAAGAAAAAGAGGGAATTGATGGCAGGAGCGTTTAATACCAAATCAACTGCAGAAGATAGACGACAACAGAGAATTCGAGACGTTAGAACACTCATGGACTTTTAG
- the LOC131770084 gene encoding intraflagellar transport protein 46 homolog: MADSDDERRKLVVNQPYDEALEVNDDEEVASTFTPSPRPTGGKSGGYNPGIGSISMTDQSDDEFDHDDLVERKEPPAGGYSRPQEALQGVKERPGRPTGQEIPTQQNEDDDDDEGDDQSDSSEEDDDEEDAHGTALEGAYDPADYEHLPVSQEIKELFHYITRYTPQSIDLEHKLKPFNPDFIPAVGDIDAFLKVTRPDGKPETLGLVVLDEPMANQSDPTVLDLQLRTISKQTNLKAMTVRSIEDPEKNPKAVDNWIDSIRELHRQKPAPTVHYQRNMPDIESLMQEWPPEFEDLLNQVGLPTADLDVELYQYVDLICGILDIPVHNNRIHAMHVLFTLFSEFKNSQHFHQLAKDNQMANEMKVDNGDGIGGMTAAAEHLTLEGGDTQTLSFDY; the protein is encoded by the exons ATGGCTGACTCAGATGACGAGCGAAGAAAG CTTGTCGTGAATCAACCGTATGATGAAGCTCTTGAAGTAAACGACGACGAAGAAGTAGCCAGTACATTTACTCCAAGTCCTAGACCCACAGGGGGTAAATCTGGTGGATATAATCCAG GAATTGGATCCATCTCAATGACTGACCAGAGTGATGATGAGTTTGACCATGATGACCTAGTTGAAAGGAAG GAGCCTCCAGCAGGAGGATATTCCCGGCCACAAGAGGCTTTACAGGGGGTTAAGGAGAGACCTGGGAGACCAACTGGCCAGGAAATACCTACTCAAcaaaatgaagatgatgatgatgatgaaggtgATGACCAGAGTGATAGCTCTGAGGAGGATGATGATGAGGAAGATGCGCATGGAACTGCATTGGAGGG GGCCTATGACCCAGCTGATTACGAACATCTACCTGTGAGTCAGGAAATCAAGGAACTTTTTCACTATATCACTCG GTATACTCCACAATCAATTGATTTGGAGCATAAATTGAAGCCATTCAATCCTGATTTTATTCCCGCTGTTGGAGACATTGATGCATTCTTGAAG GTAACACGACCAGATGGTAAACCAGAGACTTTAGGTTTGGTGGTTCTTGATGAACCAATGGCTAATCAATCTGACCCAACAG TGCTGGATCTTCAATTAAGAACTATTTCCAAACAAACCAATCTAAAAGCCATG ACTGTACGCAGCATTGAAGATCCAGAAAAGAATCCTAAAGCTGTTGATAACTGGATTGATAGTATCAG GGAATTGCATCGTCAAAAACCAGCTCCAACAGTCCATTACCAAAG GAATATGCCTGACATTGAATCTCTTATGCAAGAGTGGCCACCAGAATTTGAAGACCTTCTGAACCAg GTTGGTCTTCCAACAGCTGATTTGGATGTGGAATTGTATCAATATGTTGATCTTATTTGTG GAATCCTTGATATACCAGTGCACAATAACAGGATTCATGCCATGCATGTACTGTTTACATTATTCTCAGAGTTCAAGAACTCACAG CATTTCCATCAATTGGCCAAAGACAACCAGATGGCTAATGAGATGAAAGTGGACAATGGTGATGGCATTGGAGGAATGACTGCTGCAGCAGAGCACTTGACTCTGGAAGGAGGAGATACTCAAACCTTGAGCTTTGATTACTAG
- the LOC131770106 gene encoding dynein regulatory complex protein 12-like, translating to MPPKKKKGKGKKKKKKDEKTELTIEDKYKRTMEEIECLKDELAARSEIARRSKDTADRMKERMREAKEEVETEQQNKLDISSDLTRQYKTMQSEMALRIHMLEQTVNKLREQLASTEEELKKTRKERDDIRREKDEIIAELQFKIDHMESAYESVLHDAFDRMAVKVEDARARWEMESSEIQEKNKQLLLEFGLNPLEI from the exons ATGccaccgaaaaagaaaaagggcaagggaaagaaaaaaaagaagaaggatg AGAAGACCGAACTGACGATTGAGGATAAGTACAAGAGAACCATGGAAGAGATTGAGTGTCTGAAGGATGAACTTG CTGCAAGATCTGAAATTGCACGAAGGTCCAAGGACACTGCAGATCGTATGAAAGAAAGAATGAGAGAAGCAAAGGAGGAAGTTGAAACTGAGCAGCAAAATAAACTGGACATTTCTTCAG ACCTTACTCGTCAATACAAAACAATGCAGTCTGAGATGGCTCTTAGGATTCACATGTTGGAGCAGACTGTGAATAAGCTGAGGGAGCAGTTGG CCTCTACAGAAGAAGAACTGAAGAAGACCAGGAAAGAGAGAGATGATATCAGGCGGGAAAAAGATGAAATCATTGCTGAACTCCAGTTTAAAATTGATCACATGGAATCTGCCTATGAAAGTGTGCTTCAT GATGCTTTTGATAGAATGGCTGTTAAAGTTGAGGATGCCAGGGCACGATGGGAGATGGAATCATCAGAGATAcaggagaaaaataaacagcttCTTTTGGAATTTGGCTTGAATCCACTGGAAATTTAA